In a genomic window of Nostoc sp. UHCC 0870:
- a CDS encoding alpha/beta hydrolase, whose amino-acid sequence MKKILKYLSLGLLSTFLTATPGFAAERISFFYPPFGELSLPVDSLETFAKEGRIDNDFQFYAQRATPEQLAQLRELLQIRFNVTPTLVSQVTYSPVGEELLQRLGELLLTDSRRNGFYALRAALILSAASPEGLSLVNVLRKFPSKSVRLNFTEGIKIVDNLSQLLKTRDNVVSFLQKEALTQSLTSQTDFSQLPDLREPGKFRWQATRFNLNDVTRNRLLPLDLYLPTISQENDNQPPFPLIVISHGVASDRYTFAYLAQHLASYGFAVAVLEHPGSNARRFQQYFTGLAEPPEPREFIDRPLDIKFLLDELQLMEQADPKLRGKLNFEQIGAIGQSFGGYTVLALGGAEINFDQLKQICLPDNSNLNLSLILQCQATELSSENYELKDNRIKTIIAINPINSAIFGESGMNQIQVPVMLMTGSQDIFAPPLPEQILPFTWLPNPNKYLVLIENATHFTFIGESPNDSNVLPVPTGLLGPDRTVAYSYLNALSVAFLQANLLNRTESNVYLQSSYAQYISQSPLNLSLLQSLTTEQLNQAVNRK is encoded by the coding sequence ATGAAAAAAATTCTGAAATACCTGAGTTTAGGGCTATTATCTACATTTTTAACCGCAACTCCTGGATTCGCTGCTGAACGCATCAGTTTTTTTTATCCTCCCTTTGGGGAATTGTCCTTACCTGTCGATTCTTTAGAAACTTTCGCTAAGGAAGGCAGAATAGACAATGATTTCCAATTTTATGCCCAGCGTGCCACACCTGAACAATTAGCTCAACTGCGGGAACTACTTCAGATACGTTTTAATGTCACTCCAACTCTTGTATCTCAAGTTACTTACTCACCAGTTGGCGAAGAGCTTTTGCAAAGGCTAGGAGAATTGCTGTTAACTGATTCTCGCAGAAATGGCTTTTATGCTTTGCGTGCTGCTTTAATTTTGTCGGCTGCTTCTCCTGAAGGCTTATCACTTGTGAATGTGTTGCGGAAGTTTCCTAGCAAAAGTGTGCGGCTAAATTTTACAGAGGGTATAAAAATAGTTGATAATTTATCACAGTTGCTCAAAACTAGGGATAATGTTGTATCTTTTCTGCAAAAAGAAGCTCTAACACAGTCTCTTACTTCCCAAACGGATTTTTCGCAGTTACCAGATTTAAGAGAGCCTGGAAAATTTCGTTGGCAAGCAACCAGGTTTAATTTAAATGATGTAACACGAAACCGCCTCCTCCCTCTAGATTTATACTTACCTACAATCAGCCAAGAGAATGACAATCAGCCACCTTTTCCCCTCATTGTAATTTCTCATGGTGTCGCTTCAGACCGCTATACCTTTGCTTACTTAGCTCAACATTTAGCATCTTACGGTTTTGCTGTCGCCGTTCTAGAACATCCTGGTAGTAACGCTAGACGTTTTCAGCAATACTTTACAGGTTTGGCAGAACCACCAGAACCAAGGGAATTTATTGATAGACCGCTAGATATCAAGTTTTTGTTAGATGAACTCCAGCTGATGGAACAAGCTGATCCCAAACTTCGAGGAAAACTTAATTTTGAGCAAATAGGAGCAATTGGTCAATCTTTTGGAGGTTACACTGTTTTAGCCTTAGGAGGGGCTGAGATTAACTTTGACCAACTTAAGCAAATTTGTCTACCTGATAATTCAAATTTGAATTTATCGTTGATTTTGCAATGTCAAGCAACTGAATTATCCTCAGAAAACTATGAGCTTAAAGATAATCGCATCAAGACCATCATCGCTATTAATCCTATTAATAGTGCTATTTTCGGTGAAAGTGGTATGAATCAAATACAAGTTCCTGTCATGCTGATGACAGGTAGTCAAGATATTTTTGCACCTCCTTTACCAGAACAGATTCTCCCCTTTACTTGGTTGCCAAATCCTAATAAATATCTAGTTTTAATTGAAAATGCTACTCATTTCACATTTATAGGCGAATCTCCTAATGACAGTAATGTTTTACCTGTACCAACCGGCTTGTTAGGCCCTGACCGTACTGTTGCTTATTCCTATCTCAATGCTTTAAGTGTGGCTTTTTTACAAGCTAATCTTCTCAATCGGACTGAATCCAATGTCTATTTACAGTCTTCCTATGCTCAATATATTAGTCAATCTCCTCTGAATCTCAGTCTTTTACAGTCATTAACTACAGAACAATTGAATCAAGCGGTGAATAGGAAATAG
- the uvrA gene encoding excinuclease ABC subunit UvrA: MSDHKLAASLNGHLPYPNSNPQNTIRIRGARQHNLKNIDLELPRDRLIVFTGVSGSGKSSLAFDTIFAEGQRRYVESLSAYARQFLGQLDKPDVEAIEGLSPAISIDQKSTSHNPRSTVGTVTEIYDYLRLLFGRAGEPHCPICDRSIAPQTIDEMCDRIMELPDRTKFQILAPVVRGKKGTHRKLLSSLASQGFVRVRINGEVRELSDSIELDKNYTHNIEVVIDRLVKKPEIQERLFDSLSTCLKQSGGIAKILLSPTTENSPEEEQELVFSENFACPEHGAVMDELSPRLFSFNSPYGACPHCHGLGTLRRFSPELVVPDPEAPVYAAIAPWSDKDNSYYLELLYSVGSNHGFELQTNWHKLTPEQQQVILYGEKTTDNQKTSQYKGAIPILQRQYEGGSELIKQKLEQYVVDQPCEVCGGKRLKPEALGVRLGQYNILDLTSVSIRDCRERIDHLKLSDRQIKIADLVLREIRARLQFLLDVGLDYLSLDRAAMTLSGGESQRIRLATQIGSGLTGVLYVLDEPSIGLHQRDNNRLLKTLTKLRDLGNTLIVVEHDEETIRAADYIVDIGPGAGVHGGNIIAQGDFQALLTAEQSLTGAYLSGRKVINTPAERRQGNGRTLIIKNAHRNNLKNIDVDIPLGKLVVVTGVSGSGKSTLINELVYPSLQHHLTKKVPLPKDVEKIQGLNSVDKAIVIDQSPIGRTPRSNPATYTGVFDVIRDVFSQTVEAKTRGYKPGQFSFNVKGGRCEACSGQGVNIIEMNFLPDVYVQCEVCKGARYNRDTLQVKYKNKSIADVLNMTVEESLDFFQNIPKAVTRLQTLFDVGLGYVQLGQPATTLSGGEAQRVKLATELSRRATGKTLYLIDEPTTGLSFYDVHKLLDVLQRLVDKGNSVLLIEHNLDVIRCADWVIDLGPEGGDKGGEIIAVGTPEEVARNSRSYTGQYLQQVLQHYPAIKK, from the coding sequence ATGTCAGATCACAAGCTAGCCGCATCCCTGAATGGACACCTCCCCTATCCCAACTCTAACCCCCAGAATACAATTCGCATTCGCGGCGCAAGACAGCATAATCTGAAGAATATTGACTTGGAGTTGCCGCGCGATCGCCTGATAGTGTTCACTGGTGTATCAGGTTCGGGTAAGTCGTCTTTGGCGTTTGATACTATTTTCGCTGAAGGTCAACGGCGTTATGTAGAATCTCTCAGTGCTTACGCTCGCCAGTTTTTGGGACAACTAGATAAGCCAGATGTAGAAGCAATCGAAGGTTTAAGTCCGGCGATTTCCATTGACCAGAAATCTACGTCTCATAACCCCCGTTCCACGGTGGGGACGGTGACGGAAATTTACGATTATTTGCGGCTGTTGTTTGGTCGGGCTGGTGAACCCCATTGTCCCATATGCGATCGCTCTATTGCACCTCAAACTATAGACGAAATGTGCGATCGCATTATGGAACTACCAGACCGGACTAAGTTCCAAATTCTCGCGCCTGTGGTGCGGGGTAAAAAGGGGACTCATCGCAAGTTATTATCTAGTTTGGCTTCCCAAGGATTTGTCCGTGTCCGCATCAATGGCGAAGTCCGGGAACTGTCAGACTCAATTGAATTAGATAAAAATTATACCCATAATATTGAAGTAGTTATTGACCGCTTGGTGAAAAAGCCTGAGATTCAGGAACGTTTATTTGATTCTTTATCTACGTGTCTGAAACAATCAGGCGGTATTGCCAAAATTTTGCTTAGTCCTACTACGGAGAACTCCCCAGAGGAAGAACAAGAGTTAGTCTTCTCGGAAAACTTTGCTTGTCCTGAACATGGCGCGGTGATGGATGAATTATCACCGCGCTTATTCTCGTTTAATTCACCCTATGGTGCTTGTCCTCACTGTCACGGTCTGGGGACTTTAAGGAGATTTTCGCCAGAGTTGGTAGTACCCGACCCTGAAGCACCAGTATATGCTGCGATCGCGCCTTGGTCTGATAAAGACAATTCTTATTATTTAGAATTACTTTATAGTGTGGGTAGCAATCATGGTTTTGAATTACAAACAAATTGGCACAAATTAACACCAGAACAACAGCAGGTTATTCTGTATGGTGAAAAAACAACAGATAACCAAAAGACATCACAATATAAAGGTGCTATCCCAATTTTACAGCGACAATATGAAGGCGGTTCTGAGTTAATTAAGCAAAAATTAGAGCAGTATGTAGTTGATCAACCATGTGAAGTATGCGGCGGTAAAAGATTAAAACCGGAAGCTTTAGGAGTTAGGTTAGGTCAATATAACATCTTAGATTTAACAAGTGTTTCAATTCGGGATTGTCGGGAGAGAATTGATCATTTAAAATTGAGCGATCGGCAAATTAAAATTGCTGATTTAGTGCTAAGAGAAATCAGAGCTAGATTGCAATTTTTATTAGATGTCGGCTTAGATTACCTCAGCTTAGATAGAGCCGCCATGACCCTTTCTGGTGGTGAATCACAACGTATTCGCCTAGCCACACAAATTGGTTCTGGTTTAACAGGAGTTCTCTACGTTTTAGACGAACCAAGTATTGGTTTACATCAAAGAGATAACAATAGACTGCTTAAAACTTTAACCAAATTACGTGATTTAGGTAATACCTTAATTGTTGTAGAACACGATGAAGAAACCATCCGCGCCGCCGACTACATAGTTGATATTGGACCCGGTGCAGGTGTTCATGGTGGTAATATTATCGCCCAAGGTGATTTTCAAGCATTACTCACAGCCGAACAATCATTAACAGGTGCATATTTATCAGGACGCAAAGTAATTAATACCCCAGCAGAACGCCGCCAAGGAAATGGACGCACTTTAATCATTAAAAATGCCCATCGCAACAACTTAAAAAATATCGATGTTGATATTCCTTTAGGTAAACTTGTTGTGGTTACTGGTGTTTCTGGTTCTGGAAAATCAACTTTAATTAACGAATTAGTTTATCCATCATTGCAACATCATTTAACTAAAAAAGTTCCTCTACCTAAAGATGTTGAGAAAATTCAGGGATTAAATAGTGTTGATAAAGCAATCGTAATTGATCAGTCTCCCATTGGAAGGACACCCCGTTCTAACCCTGCGACTTATACAGGGGTGTTTGATGTAATTCGGGATGTATTTTCCCAAACTGTAGAAGCTAAAACCAGGGGTTATAAACCCGGACAATTTTCTTTCAACGTTAAAGGTGGACGGTGTGAAGCGTGTAGCGGACAGGGTGTAAATATCATTGAAATGAATTTCCTCCCTGATGTTTATGTACAGTGTGAAGTGTGTAAAGGTGCAAGATATAACCGCGACACTTTGCAGGTAAAATATAAAAATAAGTCTATTGCTGACGTTCTCAATATGACAGTTGAGGAGAGTTTAGACTTTTTTCAAAATATCCCTAAAGCTGTCACTCGTTTACAAACATTATTCGATGTCGGGTTAGGTTATGTGCAGTTAGGACAACCAGCCACTACCTTATCTGGTGGCGAAGCGCAAAGAGTAAAACTAGCTACAGAATTATCTCGTCGCGCCACGGGTAAGACACTTTATTTAATCGATGAACCCACAACAGGTTTATCTTTTTATGATGTGCATAAGTTATTAGATGTCTTGCAAAGATTGGTAGATAAAGGTAATTCAGTTTTATTAATTGAACACAATTTAGATGTAATTCGTTGTGCGGATTGGGTGATAGATTTGGGGCCGGAAGGTGGCGATAAAGGTGGAGAAATTATCGCTGTGGGAACACCGGAGGAAGTTGCTAGAAATTCTCGGTCTTATACTGGACAATATTTGCAGCAAGTTTTGCAACATTATCCAGCGATTAAAAAATAA
- a CDS encoding phosphoketolase family protein, with protein MTLASPPQTKPLTDAELHKMNAYWRAANYLSVGQIYLLDNPLLKEKLTLEHVKPRLLGHWGTTPGLNFIYVHLNRIIKKYDLDMIYIAGPGHGGPGLVANTYLEGTYSEYYPNISQDAEGMQKLFKQFSFPGGIPSHVAPETPGSIHEGGELGYALVHAFGAAFDNPDLIVAAVVGDGEAETGALATSWHSNKFLNPATDGAVLPILHLNGYKIANPTVLARLSYEELESLFVGYGYKPYFVEGSDPADVHQQMAATLDTITAEIHSIQREARVHGFTKRPQWPMIILRTPKGWTGPKEVDGKKTEDSWRSHQVPFGDLAGQPHHIQLLEDWMKSYKPEELFDANGTLIPELAELAPHGHRRMGDNPHANGGILLRDLQMPDFQNYAVDVPQPGRVIAEATKVTGELLRDVMKLNQDSRNFRVFGPDETASNRLNAVLEVTDRTWVAQTLPEDDHLSPNGRVMEMLSETNCQGWLEGYLLTGRHGFFSCYEAFIHIIDSMFNQHAKWLKSTREIPWRRPIASLNYLLTSHVWRQDHNGFSHQDPGFIDHVMNKKAEIVRVYLPPDANTLLSVTDHCLRSRQYVNVIVAGKQPALQYLDMDAAIKHCTKGISIWEWASNDQGGEPDVVMACAGDVPTLETLAAVDILRQNFPDLKVRVINVVDLMTLQPNTEHPHGLSPKDFDTLFTTDKPIIFAFHGYPWLIHRLTYRQTNHKNLHVRGYKEEGTTTTPFDMVVLNDLDRFHLVMDVIDRVPKLGYKAAYVKQHLQDKLIEHKHYIEKHGEDMPDIRDWQWPY; from the coding sequence ATGACCTTAGCAAGTCCTCCACAGACAAAGCCTTTAACCGATGCAGAATTGCATAAAATGAATGCCTACTGGCGCGCAGCTAACTATTTGTCAGTAGGGCAAATATATTTACTTGACAATCCTCTACTCAAAGAAAAACTCACTTTAGAACACGTCAAACCTAGACTGTTGGGGCATTGGGGAACAACACCGGGGCTGAACTTTATCTATGTTCACCTCAATAGAATCATCAAAAAGTATGACCTAGACATGATCTACATTGCTGGGCCTGGTCATGGCGGGCCTGGACTGGTAGCTAATACTTACTTAGAAGGAACTTACAGTGAGTATTACCCCAATATCTCCCAAGATGCTGAGGGGATGCAAAAACTATTCAAACAATTCTCCTTTCCTGGTGGTATTCCCAGCCACGTAGCACCGGAAACTCCCGGTTCTATCCACGAAGGCGGAGAACTAGGTTATGCCCTTGTCCATGCCTTTGGTGCTGCCTTTGATAACCCTGATTTAATTGTGGCTGCGGTTGTTGGTGATGGGGAAGCAGAAACCGGGGCATTAGCTACTAGCTGGCATTCCAACAAGTTCCTCAACCCTGCTACAGACGGGGCTGTGTTACCGATTCTGCACCTAAATGGGTATAAAATCGCTAACCCCACGGTATTGGCGCGGTTGAGTTACGAGGAATTGGAAAGCCTATTTGTAGGGTATGGTTACAAACCTTACTTTGTGGAAGGTTCTGATCCTGCGGATGTGCATCAGCAGATGGCGGCGACTTTAGACACCATCACGGCAGAAATTCATAGCATCCAAAGAGAAGCCCGTGTACATGGGTTTACCAAACGTCCCCAATGGCCGATGATTATCCTGAGAACCCCTAAAGGTTGGACAGGTCCAAAAGAAGTAGACGGGAAAAAAACAGAAGATTCTTGGCGATCGCATCAAGTACCATTTGGTGATCTAGCCGGTCAACCGCATCACATCCAACTCCTAGAAGACTGGATGAAGAGTTACAAACCCGAAGAACTCTTCGATGCTAACGGTACACTGATCCCCGAACTGGCAGAACTCGCCCCCCACGGACATCGCCGCATGGGTGACAATCCCCACGCTAACGGCGGGATATTGTTGCGGGACTTACAGATGCCCGACTTCCAAAACTATGCAGTTGATGTTCCCCAACCAGGTAGAGTCATTGCTGAAGCTACCAAAGTGACAGGTGAGTTGCTGCGGGATGTGATGAAACTCAACCAAGACAGTCGTAACTTCCGCGTCTTTGGCCCTGACGAAACAGCCTCAAATCGTCTCAATGCTGTCTTAGAAGTCACAGACCGGACTTGGGTAGCCCAAACCCTCCCAGAAGACGACCATCTTTCTCCTAATGGTCGGGTAATGGAAATGCTCAGTGAAACCAACTGCCAAGGATGGTTAGAAGGCTATCTACTTACAGGTCGTCATGGTTTCTTCTCTTGCTACGAAGCATTTATCCACATTATTGACTCCATGTTCAACCAACACGCCAAATGGTTGAAAAGTACCCGCGAAATCCCTTGGCGCAGACCGATTGCATCCCTGAATTATCTACTGACATCCCACGTTTGGCGGCAAGATCATAACGGATTCTCTCACCAAGACCCCGGTTTTATTGATCATGTAATGAACAAAAAAGCCGAGATTGTGCGCGTGTATTTACCACCCGATGCCAACACCCTCTTGTCGGTGACAGACCATTGCTTAAGAAGCCGTCAATACGTCAACGTCATCGTGGCAGGGAAACAACCAGCACTGCAATATCTGGATATGGATGCAGCGATTAAACACTGCACCAAAGGGATCAGCATTTGGGAATGGGCAAGTAATGACCAAGGTGGCGAACCAGATGTAGTCATGGCTTGCGCTGGAGATGTCCCCACCTTAGAAACCTTAGCGGCTGTGGATATTTTGCGGCAAAACTTCCCAGACTTAAAAGTGCGGGTAATCAACGTTGTGGATTTGATGACCTTGCAACCCAACACAGAACATCCCCACGGTTTAAGTCCCAAGGACTTTGATACCCTATTCACCACCGACAAACCCATCATCTTTGCCTTTCATGGTTATCCTTGGTTAATCCATCGCCTAACCTATCGCCAAACCAACCATAAAAACCTCCATGTGCGCGGTTACAAAGAAGAGGGAACTACAACCACCCCATTTGATATGGTTGTCCTGAACGATTTAGATCGCTTCCATTTAGTTATGGATGTAATCGATCGCGTCCCCAAACTAGGGTACAAAGCAGCTTATGTGAAGCAACATCTCCAAGACAAGTTGATCGAACACAAACACTACATTGAGAAACACGGCGAGGATATGCCAGATATTCGTGATTGGCAGTGGCCGTATTAA
- the gap gene encoding type I glyceraldehyde-3-phosphate dehydrogenase, whose protein sequence is MTKLKVGINGFGRIGRLVLRAGMNNPNIEFVGINDLVPPDNLAYLLKYDSTHGKYQGQVEAKEDGILIDGHFIPCMSVRNPAELPWGKLGTDYVVESTGLFTDYEGASKHLQAGARRVVISAPTKEPERVKTLLVGVNHQLFDPSKDVIVSNASCTTNCLAPIAKVINDNFGLAEGLMTTVHAMTATQPTVDGPSKKDWRGGRGAAQNIIPSSTGAAKAVALVLPELKGKLTGMAFRVPTPDVSVVDLTFKTSKSTSYKEICAAMKAAAEGSLAGVLGYTDEEVVSTDFQGDRHSSIFDAGAGIELNSNFFKVVAWYDNEWGYSHRVVDLMLSMAQKEQLVTV, encoded by the coding sequence TTGACGAAGTTAAAAGTTGGCATCAACGGATTTGGTCGTATTGGGCGGCTTGTGCTTCGCGCTGGCATGAACAACCCCAATATTGAGTTTGTGGGTATTAACGACCTAGTACCACCAGATAACCTAGCTTACCTCTTAAAGTACGACTCTACTCATGGTAAGTATCAAGGTCAGGTGGAAGCCAAAGAAGACGGCATTTTGATTGATGGACACTTCATTCCTTGTATGTCAGTCAGAAATCCCGCCGAATTACCTTGGGGTAAACTTGGCACAGATTATGTCGTAGAATCGACCGGACTGTTTACAGACTATGAAGGTGCATCCAAACACCTACAAGCTGGTGCAAGGCGCGTAGTTATTTCTGCGCCTACCAAAGAACCAGAAAGAGTTAAGACACTGTTGGTAGGTGTTAACCATCAACTCTTTGATCCCAGTAAGGATGTGATTGTTTCCAATGCTAGTTGTACTACCAACTGTCTAGCCCCCATCGCCAAAGTGATTAACGATAACTTTGGTTTAGCAGAAGGGTTAATGACTACAGTTCACGCCATGACTGCTACCCAACCCACTGTAGACGGCCCCAGTAAAAAAGACTGGCGGGGTGGTCGCGGTGCAGCCCAAAATATTATTCCTTCTTCTACAGGTGCAGCTAAAGCAGTGGCACTGGTTTTACCAGAATTGAAGGGTAAGTTAACTGGGATGGCGTTCCGAGTCCCTACCCCTGATGTTTCTGTAGTGGATTTAACCTTCAAAACTAGTAAATCCACTAGTTACAAAGAAATTTGTGCAGCCATGAAAGCGGCTGCTGAAGGATCACTAGCAGGGGTTTTGGGCTATACAGACGAAGAAGTAGTATCTACAGATTTTCAAGGCGATCGCCATTCCAGTATTTTCGACGCAGGTGCTGGTATTGAATTAAACTCAAACTTCTTCAAAGTGGTCGCTTGGTATGACAACGAATGGGGCTACTCTCACCGTGTAGTTGACCTAATGCTGTCAATGGCACAGAAAGAACAACTGGTAACAGTTTAA
- the pyk gene encoding pyruvate kinase yields MRRTKIICTVGPATSAPDRLQALVEAGMNVARLNFSHGAYEFHAQTAQYIRQISADEQRPVALLQDLCGPKIRLGTLPPEGLTVEAGDEVTFVLKEKGDNIHELPLPLPTLFAMVRPGEPILINDGRVKMIVCDRDADRIHALVKTGGVISTRKGVNLPLTRLPVSSITEKDLHDLRFGMELGVDWVAVSFVQSPYDLEPAQRMIEAAGLSIRVIAKIERPEAVEHIDSIIAAADGIMIARGDLGVEMPIHKVPMIQKDIIRRCNQAGKPVITATQMLESMIGAPDPTRAEATDVANSILDGTDAVMLSGETAVGEYPVAAVQMMHDIAIETEKSLQEGSRHCWTNDAGSLSVTESVAEAVCRIAYETGARAILCNTSSGSTAKLVSKYRPQTPIFALTPDETAYHQMALSWGVEPLLIPPVYNAEEMFTNLVSTILRTGLVHEGDKVVITSGVPIGKSGTTSLIKVHSIGQPITA; encoded by the coding sequence ATGCGTCGAACAAAAATTATCTGTACTGTAGGGCCTGCTACCTCTGCACCAGACAGACTGCAAGCGTTGGTAGAAGCCGGGATGAATGTGGCGCGGCTGAATTTTTCCCACGGGGCTTATGAATTCCATGCCCAAACTGCTCAGTATATTAGACAAATCAGTGCTGATGAACAAAGGCCTGTAGCTTTGTTGCAAGATTTGTGTGGGCCGAAAATTCGTTTGGGAACTCTACCGCCAGAAGGGTTGACGGTAGAAGCTGGTGATGAAGTTACCTTTGTCTTAAAAGAGAAGGGTGACAACATTCACGAATTACCCTTACCATTGCCAACGTTGTTTGCAATGGTACGACCGGGAGAACCGATTTTAATTAATGATGGTCGAGTGAAGATGATTGTATGCGATCGCGATGCCGATCGTATTCATGCTCTAGTCAAAACTGGCGGGGTAATTTCCACTCGCAAAGGTGTAAACCTCCCTCTGACTCGCTTACCTGTCAGTTCTATCACCGAAAAAGACTTACATGATTTGCGCTTTGGGATGGAATTGGGGGTTGATTGGGTGGCGGTTTCCTTTGTCCAGTCACCCTACGACTTAGAACCAGCCCAGCGCATGATTGAAGCGGCGGGTTTGTCAATTCGGGTAATCGCTAAAATCGAGCGTCCAGAGGCGGTTGAGCATATTGACTCCATTATCGCCGCCGCCGATGGGATTATGATCGCCCGTGGTGATTTGGGGGTAGAAATGCCCATTCACAAAGTCCCCATGATTCAAAAAGACATTATTCGCCGTTGCAATCAAGCGGGTAAGCCAGTCATTACCGCCACCCAAATGTTAGAGTCGATGATTGGCGCACCCGATCCCACCCGTGCGGAAGCTACTGATGTGGCTAACTCTATCCTTGATGGTACAGATGCCGTCATGCTTTCTGGGGAAACGGCTGTGGGAGAGTATCCTGTGGCGGCTGTGCAGATGATGCACGATATTGCTATTGAAACGGAAAAGTCTTTGCAAGAGGGTAGTAGACATTGCTGGACAAATGATGCAGGTAGTCTCAGCGTCACTGAATCCGTAGCTGAAGCCGTCTGTCGTATCGCCTATGAAACTGGCGCACGGGCTATTTTGTGTAACACTTCATCAGGAAGTACAGCCAAACTCGTGTCTAAATACCGCCCTCAGACACCGATTTTTGCTTTAACCCCCGATGAAACCGCCTATCACCAGATGGCATTATCTTGGGGTGTCGAACCCTTGCTGATCCCACCTGTTTACAATGCTGAAGAAATGTTTACGAATTTGGTTAGCACCATTCTCAGAACAGGTCTAGTACATGAAGGGGATAAGGTAGTTATTACCTCTGGAGTCCCAATTGGTAAATCAGGAACAACTAGTTTAATTAAAGTGCATTCTATTGGACAGCCCATCACAGCCTAG
- a CDS encoding transaldolase — translation MSKNLLEQLRVMTVVVADTGDIQAIGKFTPQDATTNPSLITAAAKMPEYQDIVDQTLLQAKKDAGAGASQSQIVTLAFDRLAVSFGLKILQIIPGRVSTEVDARLSYDTEATVTKARELIAQYKAAGITPERVLIKIAATWEGIKAAEILEKEGIHCNLTLLFGLHQAIACAEGGITLISPFVGRILDWYKKETGKDSYPSAEDPGVLSVTTIYNYYKKFGYKTEVMGASFRNIGEITELAGCDLLTISPALLGELQATIGDLPRKLDPAKAATSGVEKIAMDKATFDKMHATDRMANDKLDEGIKGFTKALEDLEKLLAERLTHLEGVVASH, via the coding sequence ATGTCTAAAAATTTACTAGAACAATTGCGTGTAATGACCGTTGTGGTGGCAGACACAGGTGATATCCAAGCCATTGGCAAGTTTACACCCCAAGATGCCACCACCAATCCCTCACTGATTACGGCGGCAGCCAAGATGCCTGAATATCAGGATATTGTTGACCAAACCTTACTCCAAGCCAAAAAAGATGCCGGCGCAGGTGCTAGCCAAAGTCAAATCGTAACTTTGGCTTTTGACCGTCTAGCGGTTTCCTTTGGTCTGAAGATTCTGCAAATTATCCCCGGTCGCGTGTCTACAGAAGTAGATGCCCGTTTATCCTACGATACCGAAGCTACCGTTACTAAAGCACGGGAATTAATTGCTCAGTATAAAGCGGCTGGTATCACACCAGAGCGGGTTTTAATTAAAATTGCTGCCACCTGGGAAGGGATCAAAGCGGCGGAAATTCTAGAAAAAGAAGGGATTCACTGTAACTTAACTCTACTCTTTGGTTTGCATCAGGCGATCGCTTGCGCTGAAGGTGGCATCACTTTGATTTCTCCCTTCGTCGGTCGTATTCTCGACTGGTACAAAAAAGAAACCGGCAAAGATAGCTACCCCTCTGCGGAAGACCCTGGTGTATTGTCAGTCACTACAATCTACAACTACTACAAAAAATTTGGTTATAAAACTGAAGTTATGGGCGCAAGCTTCCGTAACATCGGCGAAATCACGGAATTAGCAGGTTGTGATTTATTGACCATTTCTCCAGCTTTGTTGGGTGAATTACAAGCCACCATCGGCGACCTACCCCGCAAACTTGACCCCGCTAAAGCTGCTACTTCCGGTGTAGAGAAGATTGCGATGGACAAGGCTACCTTCGACAAGATGCACGCTACTGACCGCATGGCTAACGACAAACTTGATGAAGGGATCAAAGGCTTTACAAAAGCACTAGAAGATTTAGAAAAACTCTTAGCAGAACGACTAACTCATCTAGAAGGAGTAGTAGCCAGCCACTAA